The following are from one region of the Capsicum annuum cultivar UCD-10X-F1 chromosome 1, UCD10Xv1.1, whole genome shotgun sequence genome:
- the LOC107869701 gene encoding protein TOPLESS-RELATED PROTEIN 2 isoform X1 has translation MSSLSRELVFLILQFLDEEKFKETVHKLEQESGFFFNMKYFEDQVQAGEWDEVERYLSGFTKVEDNRYSMKIFFEIRKQKYLEALDKHDRVKAVEILVKDLKVFASFNEDLFKEITQLLTLDNFRQNEQLSKYGDTKSARNIMLVELKKLIEANPLFRDKLAFPSFKASRLRTLINQSLNWQHQLCKNPRPNPDIKTLFTDHTCASSNGTRPPPPGNTPLAGPVPKPGAFPPLGVHSPFQPVASPSPSAIAGWMSSANPSLSHPAVAPGPPGLVQAPGAAAFLKHPRTNPGGPGMDFQMADSEHLMKRMRAGQSDEVSFSGSTHPPNMYSPDDLPKTVVRSLSQGSNVMSMDFHPQQQTVLLVGTNVGDISIWEVGSRERLAHKSFKVWDISACSMPFQSALVKDATVSVNRCVWGPDGSLLGVAFSNHIVQIYTYSPAGELRQHLEIDAHAGGVNDIAFAHPNKQLCVVTCGDDKTIKVWDAVSGRRQHIFEGHEAPVYSVCPHYKESIQFIFSTAIDGKIKAWLYDCLGSRVDYDAPGLWCTTMAYSADGTRLFSCGTSKEGESHLVEWNESEGAIKRTFSGFRKRSLGVVQFDTTRNRFLAAGDEFQIKFWEMDNTNMLTSTDGDGGLPASPRLRFNKEGSLLAVTTSDNGIKVLANTDGQRMLRMLESRAFEGSRAFSDVNVKPPIAGSLGPIPNISGSAPQIIERSDRTQQSMSIGNLATMESSRVPDVKPKIAENMNKIKSWKFSDITDSSQLKTLKLPDPQSASKVLRLLYTNSGLAVLALGSNAIHKLWKWQRNERNPSGKSSAAVSPQLWLPANGALMSNDVGDAKSAEDAAACIALSKNDSYVMSASGGKVSLFNMMTFKVMTTFMPPPPAATYLAFHPQDNNVIAVGMEDSTIQIYNVRVDEVKIKLKGHQKRITGLAFSQSLNVLVSSGADAQLCIWSVDGWDKKKARPIQAPPGHQAPLVGETRVQFHNDQSHVLVVHESQIGIYDTQLECQRSWYPRDSLSAPISSAIYSCDGLLIFTGFCDGAIGIFDADSLRLRCRIAPPAYLSSISSSGSGATFPVVIAAHPSDSNQFALGMSDGAVHVMEPSDAEPRWGGSSSQDNGAMPSIPSSSALNSQPSETPSR, from the exons ATGTCTTCCTTGAGTAGGGAACTGGTTTTCTTAATCCTCCAATTTTTGGATGAGGAGAAGTTCAAAGAGACAGTTCATAA GTTGGAGCAAGAATCTGGCTTCTTCTTCAACATGAAATACTTTGAGGATCAAGTGCAAGCTGGTGAATGGGATGAAGTTGAGCGATACCTAAGTGGGTTCACAAAGGTTGAGGACAACCGCTATTCAATGAAGATCTTCTTTGAAATAAGAAAGCAAAAATATCTCGAAGCTCTTGACAA GCATGATCGAGTAAAAGCAGTTGAGATTCTTGTGAAGGACCTTAAGGTTTTTGCTTCATTTAATGAAGATCTCTTCAAGGAGATCACCCAATTATTGACTCTTGACaattttag GCAGAACGAGCAGCTCTCCAAATATGGGGATACAAAATCGGCAAGAAATATTATGCTGGTAGAACTAAAAAAGCTTATTGAGGCAAACCCTCTGTTCCGTGACAAGTTAGCTTTTCCCTCTTTCAAAGCTTCACGACTGCGGACATTGATTAATCAAAG TCTTAACTGGCAGCATCAGCTATGCAAGAATCCACGTCCAAATCCTGATATTAAAACACTTTTTACTGATCATACTTGTGCTTCTAGCAATGGAACTCGCCCTCCTCCTCCTGGAAATACTCCTCTTGCTGGACCAGTTCCAAAGCCTGGGGCATTTCCTCCACTTGGAGTTCACAGT CCATTCCAACCAGTTGCTTCACCTTCACCAAGTGCTATCGCAGGGTGGATGTCAAGTGCAAATCCTTCTCTGTCTCACCCTGCTGTTGCTCCTGGACCCCCTGGTCTTGTGCAGGCTCCTGGTGCTG CTGCCTTTCTAAAACATCCAAGAACTAACCCAGGCGGTCCTGGAATGGACTTTCAAATGGCTGATTCAGAGCATTTGATGAAACGAATGCGTGCCGGTCAATCTGATGAG GTATCCTTTTCTGGTTCAACTCATCCTCCCAATATGTATTCACCGGATGACCTTCCCAAAACTGTTGTGCGGAGCCTTAGCCAAGGATCTAACGTTATGAGCATGGATTTCCATCCACAACAACAGACTGTTCTTCTAG TGGGTACCAATGTTGGTGACATTAGCATTTGGGAAGTTGGATCTCGCGAACGGTTAGCGCATAAGAGCTTCAAGGTTTGGGATATATCTGCATGCTCAATGCCATTCCAG TCAGCTTTGGTCAAAGATGCCACTGTATCAGTCAATCGATGTGTGTGGGGTCCAGATGGTTCTCTACTTG GAGTTGCCTTTTCGAATCACATTGTTCAAATATATACATACAGCCCAGCGGGAGAATTGAGACAGCATCTAGAA ATTGACGCTCATGCTGGCGGTGTTAATGATATTGCATTTGCCCACCCTAATAAGCAACTATGCGTAGTAACATGTGGGGATGACAAGACAATCAAG GTCTGGGATGCAGTAAGTGGTCGTAGACAACACATTTTTGAGGGGCATGAAGCTCCTGTGTATTCTGtctgccctcactacaaagagaGTATCCAG TTTATTTTCTCTACGGCCATTGATGGCAAAATAAAAGCTTGGCTGTATGATTGCTTGGGATCAAGAGTAGATTATGATGCTCCTGGTCTTTGGTGCACAACAATGGCATATAGTGCTGATGGAACCAG ACTTTTCTCTTGTGGTACAAGTAAAGAAGGTGAATCCCACCTTGTAGAGTGGAATGAGAGTGAAGGAGCAATCAAGAGGACATTCTCTGGCTTTAGAAAGCGTTCATTAGGTGTAGTGCAGTTTGACACAACGAGAAATCGTTTCTTAGCTGCAGGTGATGAGTTCCAGATAAAGTTTTGGGAAATGGATAATACCAACATGCTTACGTCTACTGATGGCGATGGTGGATTGCCT GCCAGTCCGAGACTAAGATTCAATAAGGAAGGCTCTTTGCTGGCTGTCACGACGAGTGATAATGGAATCAAGGTTCTGGCAAATACTGATGGGCAGCGAATGCTGAGGATGCTGGAGAGCAGGGCATTTGAGGGTTCACGTGCGTTTTCTGATGTCAATGTTAAG CCACCAATTGCTGGTTCCTTAGGTCCAATTCCTAATATATCTGGCTCGGCACCTCAAATCATTGAACGGAGTGATAGAACTCAGCAATCAATGTCTATCGGCAATCTG GCCACTATGGAAAGCAGCAGAGTTCCCGACGTGAAACCTAAAATTGCGGAAAATATGAACAAGATTAAAAGCTGGAAATTCTCTGATATTACCGACTCATCTCAACTTAAAACGCTAAAGTTGCCAGACCCTCAGTCAGCCAGCAAG GTGTTGCGGCTGCTCTATACAAACTCTGGGCTTGCTGTCCTGGCACTGGGCTCTAATGCCATTCATAAGCTCTGGAAATGGCAGAGAAATGAGCGAAATCCATCTGGAAAG TCCTCAGCGGCAGTTTCTCCACAACTGTGGCTGCCGGCAAATGGAGCACTCATGTCTAATGATGTCGGTGATGCAAAATCAGCTGAAGATGCCGctgcatgtattgctttatctaAAAATGATTCTTATGTCATGTCTGCTTCTGGAGGGAAGGTGTCCTTGTTTAACATGATGACCTTCAAG GTGATGACAACTTTCATGCCGCCACCCCCTGCAGCCACCTATTTGGCATTTCATCCTCAAGATAACAATGTTATTGCGGTAGGAATGGAGGATTCCACTATCCAGATATACAAtgttagggttgatgag GTCAAAATCAAGCTCAAGGGTCACCAGAAACGGATCACAGGCCTTGCATTTTCACAgagtttgaatgtactggtatctTCAGGTGCAGATGCACAG CTATGTATCTGGAGTGTTGATGGCTGGGACAAGAAAAAAGCAAGGCCTATACAAGCGCCGCCAGGTCACCAAGCTCCCTTAGTTGGAGAAACTAGAGTCCAGTTCCATAATGACCAATCTCATGTACTAGTAGTTCATGAAAGCCAAATTGGAATCTATGATACCCAACTTGAATGTCAACGTTCA TGGTATCCAAGAGATTCCCTTTCTGCTCCCATTTCAAGTGCTATATACTCTTGCGATGGTCTGCTGATCTTTACTGGATTCTGCGATGGTGCAATCGGAATATTTGATGCGGACAGTCTCAGACTTCGATGTAGAATTGCACCCCCAGCTTACTTATCTTCAATTAGCAG CAGTGGCAGCGGCGCTACATTTCCTGTGGTGATAGCAGCACATCCATCTGATTCCAACCAATTTGCTCTTGGTATGAGTGATGGCGCGGTGCATGTAATGGAGCCATCAGATGCGGAGCCCAGGTGGGGCGGTTCATCGTCTCAAGATAATGGAGCTATGCCTTCTATTCCCTCAAGTTCTGCATTGAATAGTCAGCCATCAGAAACTCCTTCTAGGTGA
- the LOC107869701 gene encoding protein TOPLESS-RELATED PROTEIN 2 isoform X4 — translation MELALLLLEILLLLDQFQSLGHFLHLEFTVHSNQLLHLHQVLSQGGCQVQILLCLTLLLLLDPLVLCRLLVLVCYIIIDLEETVVAFSKSGPGMDFQMADSEHLMKRMRAGQSDEVSFSGSTHPPNMYSPDDLPKTVVRSLSQGSNVMSMDFHPQQQTVLLVGTNVGDISIWEVGSRERLAHKSFKVWDISACSMPFQSALVKDATVSVNRCVWGPDGSLLGVAFSNHIVQIYTYSPAGELRQHLEIDAHAGGVNDIAFAHPNKQLCVVTCGDDKTIKVWDAVSGRRQHIFEGHEAPVYSVCPHYKESIQFIFSTAIDGKIKAWLYDCLGSRVDYDAPGLWCTTMAYSADGTRLFSCGTSKEGESHLVEWNESEGAIKRTFSGFRKRSLGVVQFDTTRNRFLAAGDEFQIKFWEMDNTNMLTSTDGDGGLPASPRLRFNKEGSLLAVTTSDNGIKVLANTDGQRMLRMLESRAFEGSRAFSDVNVKPPIAGSLGPIPNISGSAPQIIERSDRTQQSMSIGNLATMESSRVPDVKPKIAENMNKIKSWKFSDITDSSQLKTLKLPDPQSASKVLRLLYTNSGLAVLALGSNAIHKLWKWQRNERNPSGKSSAAVSPQLWLPANGALMSNDVGDAKSAEDAAACIALSKNDSYVMSASGGKVSLFNMMTFKVMTTFMPPPPAATYLAFHPQDNNVIAVGMEDSTIQIYNVRVDEVKIKLKGHQKRITGLAFSQSLNVLVSSGADAQLCIWSVDGWDKKKARPIQAPPGHQAPLVGETRVQFHNDQSHVLVVHESQIGIYDTQLECQRSWYPRDSLSAPISSAIYSCDGLLIFTGFCDGAIGIFDADSLRLRCRIAPPAYLSSISSSGSGATFPVVIAAHPSDSNQFALGMSDGAVHVMEPSDAEPRWGGSSSQDNGAMPSIPSSSALNSQPSETPSR, via the exons ATGGAACTCGCCCTCCTCCTCCTGGAAATACTCCTCTTGCTGGACCAGTTCCAAAGCCTGGGGCATTTCCTCCACTTGGAGTTCACAGT CCATTCCAACCAGTTGCTTCACCTTCACCAAGTGCTATCGCAGGGTGGATGTCAAGTGCAAATCCTTCTCTGTCTCACCCTGCTGTTGCTCCTGGACCCCCTGGTCTTGTGCAGGCTCCTGGTGCTGGTctgttatattattattgatttggaGGAAACTGTGGTTGCATTTTCAAAAA GCGGTCCTGGAATGGACTTTCAAATGGCTGATTCAGAGCATTTGATGAAACGAATGCGTGCCGGTCAATCTGATGAG GTATCCTTTTCTGGTTCAACTCATCCTCCCAATATGTATTCACCGGATGACCTTCCCAAAACTGTTGTGCGGAGCCTTAGCCAAGGATCTAACGTTATGAGCATGGATTTCCATCCACAACAACAGACTGTTCTTCTAG TGGGTACCAATGTTGGTGACATTAGCATTTGGGAAGTTGGATCTCGCGAACGGTTAGCGCATAAGAGCTTCAAGGTTTGGGATATATCTGCATGCTCAATGCCATTCCAG TCAGCTTTGGTCAAAGATGCCACTGTATCAGTCAATCGATGTGTGTGGGGTCCAGATGGTTCTCTACTTG GAGTTGCCTTTTCGAATCACATTGTTCAAATATATACATACAGCCCAGCGGGAGAATTGAGACAGCATCTAGAA ATTGACGCTCATGCTGGCGGTGTTAATGATATTGCATTTGCCCACCCTAATAAGCAACTATGCGTAGTAACATGTGGGGATGACAAGACAATCAAG GTCTGGGATGCAGTAAGTGGTCGTAGACAACACATTTTTGAGGGGCATGAAGCTCCTGTGTATTCTGtctgccctcactacaaagagaGTATCCAG TTTATTTTCTCTACGGCCATTGATGGCAAAATAAAAGCTTGGCTGTATGATTGCTTGGGATCAAGAGTAGATTATGATGCTCCTGGTCTTTGGTGCACAACAATGGCATATAGTGCTGATGGAACCAG ACTTTTCTCTTGTGGTACAAGTAAAGAAGGTGAATCCCACCTTGTAGAGTGGAATGAGAGTGAAGGAGCAATCAAGAGGACATTCTCTGGCTTTAGAAAGCGTTCATTAGGTGTAGTGCAGTTTGACACAACGAGAAATCGTTTCTTAGCTGCAGGTGATGAGTTCCAGATAAAGTTTTGGGAAATGGATAATACCAACATGCTTACGTCTACTGATGGCGATGGTGGATTGCCT GCCAGTCCGAGACTAAGATTCAATAAGGAAGGCTCTTTGCTGGCTGTCACGACGAGTGATAATGGAATCAAGGTTCTGGCAAATACTGATGGGCAGCGAATGCTGAGGATGCTGGAGAGCAGGGCATTTGAGGGTTCACGTGCGTTTTCTGATGTCAATGTTAAG CCACCAATTGCTGGTTCCTTAGGTCCAATTCCTAATATATCTGGCTCGGCACCTCAAATCATTGAACGGAGTGATAGAACTCAGCAATCAATGTCTATCGGCAATCTG GCCACTATGGAAAGCAGCAGAGTTCCCGACGTGAAACCTAAAATTGCGGAAAATATGAACAAGATTAAAAGCTGGAAATTCTCTGATATTACCGACTCATCTCAACTTAAAACGCTAAAGTTGCCAGACCCTCAGTCAGCCAGCAAG GTGTTGCGGCTGCTCTATACAAACTCTGGGCTTGCTGTCCTGGCACTGGGCTCTAATGCCATTCATAAGCTCTGGAAATGGCAGAGAAATGAGCGAAATCCATCTGGAAAG TCCTCAGCGGCAGTTTCTCCACAACTGTGGCTGCCGGCAAATGGAGCACTCATGTCTAATGATGTCGGTGATGCAAAATCAGCTGAAGATGCCGctgcatgtattgctttatctaAAAATGATTCTTATGTCATGTCTGCTTCTGGAGGGAAGGTGTCCTTGTTTAACATGATGACCTTCAAG GTGATGACAACTTTCATGCCGCCACCCCCTGCAGCCACCTATTTGGCATTTCATCCTCAAGATAACAATGTTATTGCGGTAGGAATGGAGGATTCCACTATCCAGATATACAAtgttagggttgatgag GTCAAAATCAAGCTCAAGGGTCACCAGAAACGGATCACAGGCCTTGCATTTTCACAgagtttgaatgtactggtatctTCAGGTGCAGATGCACAG CTATGTATCTGGAGTGTTGATGGCTGGGACAAGAAAAAAGCAAGGCCTATACAAGCGCCGCCAGGTCACCAAGCTCCCTTAGTTGGAGAAACTAGAGTCCAGTTCCATAATGACCAATCTCATGTACTAGTAGTTCATGAAAGCCAAATTGGAATCTATGATACCCAACTTGAATGTCAACGTTCA TGGTATCCAAGAGATTCCCTTTCTGCTCCCATTTCAAGTGCTATATACTCTTGCGATGGTCTGCTGATCTTTACTGGATTCTGCGATGGTGCAATCGGAATATTTGATGCGGACAGTCTCAGACTTCGATGTAGAATTGCACCCCCAGCTTACTTATCTTCAATTAGCAG CAGTGGCAGCGGCGCTACATTTCCTGTGGTGATAGCAGCACATCCATCTGATTCCAACCAATTTGCTCTTGGTATGAGTGATGGCGCGGTGCATGTAATGGAGCCATCAGATGCGGAGCCCAGGTGGGGCGGTTCATCGTCTCAAGATAATGGAGCTATGCCTTCTATTCCCTCAAGTTCTGCATTGAATAGTCAGCCATCAGAAACTCCTTCTAGGTGA